A genome region from Coturnix japonica isolate 7356 chromosome 13, Coturnix japonica 2.1, whole genome shotgun sequence includes the following:
- the SMIM32 gene encoding small integral membrane protein 32, with translation MYSELLNSTSATEAHLILQTNTPYLGSTQRPVSSSAFYMSTARVLKEGEINKPDLVTYIILFFFLLLTVTLIVLFINCQLKNSFFATLPYDRSLREARSPWRTQAV, from the coding sequence ATGTATAGTGAATTGCTAAACTCAACCAGTGCCACCGAAGCTCACCTCATCCTTCAGACCAACACTCCCTACCTGGGCAGCACGCAGCGACCCGTCAGCTCCTCCGCCTTCTACATGTCGACAGCCAGGGTGCTAAAAGAAGGCGAGATCAACAAGCCCGACCTGGTGACTTACAtcatcctctttttctttctgctcttgaCCGTGACACTCATCGTGCTCTTCATTAACTGCCAGctgaaaaattctttttttgctACTCTTCCTTACGACAGATCCCTCCGGGAAGCGAGGAGCCCGTGGAGGACACAGGCTGTGTGA
- the SMAD5 gene encoding mothers against decapentaplegic homolog 5, whose amino-acid sequence MTSMASLFSFTSPAVKRLLGWKQGDEEEKWAEKAVDALVKKLKKKKGAMEELEKALSCPGQPSNCVTIPRSLDGRLQVSHRKGLPHVIYCRVWRWPDLQSHHELKPLDICEFPFGSKQKEVCINPYHYKRVESPVLPPVLVPRHSEFNPQHSLLVQFRNLSHNEPHMPHNATFPDSFQQPNSTPFSISPNSPYPPSPASSTYPSSPASSGPSSPFQLPADTPPPAYMPPDDQMGQDNSQSMDTSNTMIPQIMPNISTRDVQPVAYEEPKHWCSIVYYELNNRVGEAFHASSTSVLVDGFTDPSNNKNRFCLGLLSNVNRNSTIENTRRHIGKGVHLYYVGGEVYAECLSDSSIFVQSRNCNYHHGFHPTTVCKIPSGCSLKIFNNQEFAQLLAQSVNHGFEAVYELTKMCTIRMSFVKGWGAEYHRQDVTSTPCWIEIHLHGPLQWLDKVLTQMGSPLNPISSVS is encoded by the exons ATGACGTCAATGGCCAGTTTGTTCTCCTTTACTAGCCCAGCTGTAAAGCGTCTGTTGGGCTGGAAACAAggagatgaagaggaaaaatgggCAGAAAAAGCTGTTGATGCCTTGGtgaaaaaactgaagaagaaaaaaggtgcTATGGAAGAACTGGAGAAAGCTTTAAGCTGCCCAGGTCAGCCCAGCAACTGTGTCACAATCCCTCGTTCCTTGGATGGGCGGCTTCAGGTTTCTCACCGAAAAGGGCTGCCCCATGTAATTTACTGCAGAGTGTGGCGTTGGCCTGATCTACAAAGCCATCATGAACTGAAGCCACTGGATATTTGTGAATTTCCTTTTGGATCTAAACAGAAGGAAGTCTGCATCAATCCTTACCACTATAAGAGGGTGGAGAGCCCAG ttctaCCTCCAGTGTTAGTGCCTAGACATAGTGAATTCAATCCACAGCACAGTCTACTAGTTCAGTTCAGGAACCTAAGCCACAACGAACCACATATGCCACATAATGCGACATTTCCAGATTCCTTCCAGCAACCCAACAGCactccattttccatttcaccAAACAGTCCCTATCCACCTtctccagccagcagcacttACCCAAGCTCCCCAGCTAGCTCTGGACCATCTAGTCCATTTCAGCTACCTG CTGATACTCCACCTCCTGCATATATGCCCCCTGATGATCAAATGGGGCAGGATAACTCTCAGTCTATGGACACAAGCAATACAATGATCCCTCAAATCATGCCAAATATATCTACCAGAG atgttcagCCTGTTGCCTATGAAGAGCCCAAACACTGGTGTTCAATTGTGTATTACGAATTAAACAATCGTGTTGGAGAGGCCTTTCATGCATCTTCTACAAGTGTCTTAGTAGATGGGTTTACAGATCCCTCGAATAACAAAAACAGGTTCTGCCTGGGACTGCTGTCAAATGTAAACCGCAATTCTACAATTGAGAACACTAGACGACACATTGGGAAAG GAGTTCATCTCTACTATGTTGGCGGGGAAGTCTATGCTGAGTGTTTAAGTGACAGCAGCATATTTGTACAGAGCAGGAACTGCAACTACCACCATGGCTTTCATCCAACAACTGTATGCAAGATTCCTAGCGGATGCAGCCTGAAAATCTTTAACAATCAGGAATTTGCTCAGCTTTTAGCTCAGTCTGTCAACCATGGATTTGAAGCAGTGTATGAGCTCACCAAAATGTGCACCATTCGGATGAGTTTTGTAAAG GGGTGGGGAGCTGAATATCATCGACAAGATGTAACGAGTACTCCATGCTGGATAGAGATACACCTTCACGGTCCCCTTCAGTGGCTGGATAAAGTACTTACACAAATGGGTTCTCCTCTTAATCCCATTTCATCTGTTTCATAG